One window from the genome of Colletotrichum higginsianum IMI 349063 chromosome 12, whole genome shotgun sequence encodes:
- a CDS encoding zinc knuckle gives MAIAAGSRCKLGHRNRIARAGYGTGIGSALPWAETLLWEGLHGEQMANGVCKAQPSSAEWLPGRTGLFGAAKAITSTFLPLATSVAEAEAHIPTAKQRFWRTAIKMWTDIYTLSEMNPLHRTTAKTGRVRKPTGRLFSKWPRL, from the coding sequence ATGGCCATTGCGGCTGGCTCAAGGTGCAAACTCGGACATCGCAACCGTATAGCCCGTGCCGGATACGGAACAGGCATCGGTTCGGCTTTGCCTTGGGCCGAGACACTCCTGTGGGAAGGTCTCCATGGGGAGCAAATGGCTAACGGGGTCTGTAAGGCACAGCCAAGTTCGGCTGAGTGGCTTCCCGGAAGGACTGGGTTGTTTGGGGCTGCAAAGGCGATCACCAGCACGTTTCTGCCGCTCGCGACAAGCGTGGCGGAAGCTGAGGCTCACATACCCACGGCAAAGCAGCGCTTCTGGAGGACAGCGATCAAGATGTGGACGGACATCTACACACTATCGGAGATGAATCCACTGCATAGGACAACGGCCAAGACGGGACGGGTCCGGAAGCCTACCGGTCGCCTCTTTTCCAAGTGGCCAAGACTCTGA